One Trichoderma atroviride chromosome 7, complete sequence DNA segment encodes these proteins:
- a CDS encoding uncharacterized protein (EggNog:ENOG41), whose product MREAIGSLGVQQGMGPRDAYARSATHDISRASFHVKHIGQFAQRLEDSAARAFPNRGRPSQRYKNVQSLLMHWGSDDLFVLPELEDLGKCLQDDYAFGTEIYSIPSENSHLELMMRIGQLIRDHESPDTLFIVYYGGHARIDESRQSTWCATRDPGSPWLQWSAIQTLLERSKSDVLILLDCCAGAASATFPTGNSVTETISASSWDAIAPDPGSYSFTNALIEVLQEWRHRAFSAAMLHAEVLARLKHPRPITINGKHFEARSTPVHFMMTANHRAPSIELSRTQPVEKRSMSAPTIPHMDVEPVGGHVGGPVGGVAAMELAGRAGNPADALIGNPFPSEPTEDTPHVMISLALEDDQRLDINAWEQWLNAFPAMAKYVKIQGVFKSHSTLVLVSMPVMVWDLLPEDPATSFIAFIRSNNIAAQKTQPTPIATPVPASQHQSEALAPDTASFISGVSGTTFAPTEASRFGDQFRQFNFDSPRGTRSTRNAASYSQSASSQPGPASSSSHQPPFSRSMSAAVSLPPVYSGSSSSSTSPVISRQMILNQQQSQRRTTFDGSDVPEPQSFSAHVEKRLEEYYQSHPLPNDGESAFLASNLGIEPLHLGLWFHHRRERDLVTSRLATMKVGDIPFNEGGGSLLILPADLSQLLDISQPGQILLFDIRPRSEYQRSHIRGAINLRVPQNFIKYASLEMIGRTISEEHGHDAFSKWKEARCMVFYSRGLESAWECPSAASLLYKLVESGWTGRSFVLKGHYREFSVSFGQHILGSKKALGAEGAEHSEEVTTEAAADPTLNYERYTQWLTHVEEEDRSRINASSSTRTIERTEFVENQEQELEAELMARCGDLYRKIRDVQADRDPSRNDNFDIKAPMVEYLDRGLRKVRAHQPSPPQMPPSSKLAAEYFDQPPHEQDDVEGYVEVGKDGDSTGAMRYGSLASADKASPSEEPLRRGRGGGLLNKVFRRT is encoded by the exons ATGAGAGAAGCAATTGGCTCACTGGGTGTGCAACAGGGAATGGGTCCGCGGGATGCCTACGCACGATCTGCAACTCATGACATTAGCCGGGCGAGCTTCCATGTGAAGCACATCGGGCAGTTTGCCCAGAGGCTCGAAGAT TCGGCGGCGAGAGCGTTCCCAAACCGTGGACGGCCATCTCAGCGGTACAAGAATGTCCAGTCACTGCTGATGCACTGGGGTTCTGACGACTTATTCGTTCTTCCCGAGCTCGAGGACTTGGGCAAGTGCTTGCAAGATGACTATGCGTTTGGCACTGAAATCTACTCAATTCCATCAGAAAACTCTCATCTGGAGCTCATGATGAGAATTGGACAGCTGATACGCGATCACGAATCACCCGATACGCTTTTTATTGTCTACTACGGTGGCCATGCCCGGATTGACGAGTCGAGGCAGAGCACGTGGTGTGC TACGCGAGATCCTGGCTCTCCTTGGCTACA GTGGTCTGCGATTCAGACGCTCTTGGAACGATCAAAATCCGACGTTCTGATATTGTTAGACTGTTGTGCCGGGGCTGCCAGTGCCACGTTTCCCACCGGCAACAGCGTCACGGAGACGATATCTGCTTCCAGCTGGGATGCCATTGCCCCTGATCCTGGAAGCTATTCATTCACCAACGCTCTCATCGAGGTCTTGCAGGAATGGCGCCATAGAGCCTTCTCTGCCGCTATGCTGCACGCCGAGGTCCTTGCGCGGTTGAAGCATCCGAGACCCATTACCATCAACGGCAAGCACTTTGAGGCTCGGTCGACGCCAGTTCACTTTATGATGACAGCCAATCACAGAGCGCCAAGTATCGAGCTGTCCAGGACGCAACCAGTGGAGAAGAGATCCATGTCAGCTCCTACAATCCCTCACATGGACGTAGAGCCTGTTGGAGGCCATGTTGGAGGACCTGTGGGTGGTGTTGCAGCCATGGAGCTCGCTGGACGAGCAGGAAATCCTGCGGATGCTCTCATCGGAAACCCCTTTCCGAGCGAGCCCACCGAGGATACTCCTCATGTGATGATATCTCTGGCTTTGGAAGATGATCAGAGACTAGATATCAATGCGTGGGAGCAGTGGCTCAATGCCTTtcccgccatggccaagtaCGTCAAGATTCAAGGTGTTTTCAAGAGCCACTCTACCTTGGTCTTGGTTTCGATGCCCGTCATGGTCTGGGACCTTTTGCCAGAGGACCCGGCAACTTCATTCATCGCCTTCATTCGATCCAATAATATAGCAGCTCAGAAAACACAACCGACACCAATTGCCACTCCTGTACCAGCATCGCAACACCAGTCTGAAGCGTTAGCACCGGACACGGCCTCTTTTATATCTGGTGTTTCGGGCACCACTTTTGCACCGACAGAGGCAAGCCGCTTTGGCGACCAATTTAGACAATTCAACTTTGACTCTCCTAGAGGCACGAGATCAACTCGGAATGCGGCTTCTTATAGTCAATCTGCGTCATCACAGCCAGGcccagcttcatcttcatcccatCAGCCACCATTTTCCAGATCCATGAGCGCTGCcgtctctcttcctcctgtGTACTCGGGttcatcgtcgtcgagtACAAGCCCAGTGATTTCCAGGCAAATGATTCTCAATCAACAGCAGTCCCAAAGACGTACTACATTCGACGGTAGCGACGTTCCTGAGCCTCAGAGCTTCTCTGCTCATGTTGAGAAACGGCTGGAAGAATATTACCAGAGCCATCCTCTTCCCAATGATGGCGAGAGCGCTTTCCTCGCCTCGAATCTTGGAATAGAACCTCTTCACCTTGGCCTATGGTTCCATCACCGTCGCGAACGAGACTTGGTCACTAGCCGACTCGCTACCATGAAAGTCGGCGACATCCCATTCAACGAGGGCGGCGGCTCGCTCCTGATACTGCCGGCAGACCTTAGCCAGCTGCTCGATATATCTCAGCCTGGGCAGATTCTACTATTTGATATCCGCCCACGGTCAGAATACCAGAGATCTCATATCCGTGGCGCCATAAACCTTCGAGTGCCACAAAACTTCATCAAATATGCCTCTCTTGAGATGATTGGGCGCACCATTTCCGAGgagcatggccatgatgccttCTCAAAGTGGAAAGAGGCAAGGTGCATGGTGTTTTACTCTCGTGGGCTTGAGAGTGCATGGGAATGTCCCTCTGCAGCATCGTTATTATACAAGCTAGTAGAGTCGGGGTGGACAGGAAGAAGCTTTGTTCTTAAAGGTCACTATCGCGAGTTTAGTGTATCCTTTGGTCAGCATATTCTAGGCAGCAAAAAGGCTCTTGGAGCTGAAGGCGCCGAGCATAGCGAAGAGGTGACGaccgaagctgctgccgatCCCACTCTAAACTATGAGCGGTATACCCAGTGGCTAACTCACGTAGAAGAGGAGGACCGATCACGAATAAATGCATCCTCTTCTACGCGAACAATAGAGAGGACAGAATTTGTGGAAAACCAAGAGCAAGAGTTGGAAGCAGAATTGATGGCTCGATGCGGTGATCTCTATCGGAAAATCCGAGACGTCCAGGCGGACAGAGATCCATCTCGGAACGATAACTTTGACATCAAGGCTCCAATGGTCGAATATCTCGACCGTGGCCTGAGAAAAGTGCGTGCTCAccagccatcgccgccacaAATGCCAcccagctccaagctggcTGCTGAGTATTTCGACCAGCCCCCTCATGAGCAGGACGACGTCGAAGGTTATGTTGAAGTTGGCAAGGATGGCGATTCTACCGGGGCCATGAGATATGGATCTCTGGCTTCGGCAGATAAAGCCAGTCCTAGCGAAGAGCCTCTGCGCAGGGGTCGCGGAGGTGGGTTATTGAATAAGGTGTTTCGGCGGACATAG
- a CDS encoding uncharacterized protein (EggNog:ENOG41), translated as MSDQQSYVTIRARQPADGAGISNGASPGMGPRDAYARSATHDISRASFHVKHIGQFAQRLEDSAARAFPNRGRPSQRYKNVQSLLMHWGSDDLFVLPELEDLGKCLQDDYAFGTEIYSIPSENSHLELMMRIGQLIRDHESPDTLFIVYYGGHARIDESRQSTWCATRDPGSPWLQWSAIQTLLERSKSDVLILLDCCAGAASATFPTGNSVTETISASSWDAIAPDPGSYSFTNALIEVLQEWRHRAFSAAMLHAEVLARLKHPRPITINGKHFEARSTPVHFMMTANHRAPSIELSRTQPVEKRSMSAPTIPHMDVEPVGGHVGGPVGGVAAMELAGRAGNPADALIGNPFPSEPTEDTPHVMISLALEDDQRLDINAWEQWLNAFPAMAKYVKIQGVFKSHSTLVLVSMPVMVWDLLPEDPATSFIAFIRSNNIAAQKTQPTPIATPVPASQHQSEALAPDTASFISGVSGTTFAPTEASRFGDQFRQFNFDSPRGTRSTRNAASYSQSASSQPGPASSSSHQPPFSRSMSAAVSLPPVYSGSSSSSTSPVISRQMILNQQQSQRRTTFDGSDVPEPQSFSAHVEKRLEEYYQSHPLPNDGESAFLASNLGIEPLHLGLWFHHRRERDLVTSRLATMKVGDIPFNEGGGSLLILPADLSQLLDISQPGQILLFDIRPRSEYQRSHIRGAINLRVPQNFIKYASLEMIGRTISEEHGHDAFSKWKEARCMVFYSRGLESAWECPSAASLLYKLVESGWTGRSFVLKGHYREFSVSFGQHILGSKKALGAEGAEHSEEVTTEAAADPTLNYERYTQWLTHVEEEDRSRINASSSTRTIERTEFVENQEQELEAELMARCGDLYRKIRDVQADRDPSRNDNFDIKAPMVEYLDRGLRKVRAHQPSPPQMPPSSKLAAEYFDQPPHEQDDVEGYVEVGKDGDSTGAMRYGSLASADKASPSEEPLRRGRGGGLLNKVFRRT; from the exons ATGAGCGATCAGCAGTCGTATGTCACCATCCGCGCACGGCAGCCGGCCGACGGAGCTGGTATATCTAATGGCGCCTCACCC GGAATGGGTCCGCGGGATGCCTACGCACGATCTGCAACTCATGACATTAGCCGGGCGAGCTTCCATGTGAAGCACATCGGGCAGTTTGCCCAGAGGCTCGAAGAT TCGGCGGCGAGAGCGTTCCCAAACCGTGGACGGCCATCTCAGCGGTACAAGAATGTCCAGTCACTGCTGATGCACTGGGGTTCTGACGACTTATTCGTTCTTCCCGAGCTCGAGGACTTGGGCAAGTGCTTGCAAGATGACTATGCGTTTGGCACTGAAATCTACTCAATTCCATCAGAAAACTCTCATCTGGAGCTCATGATGAGAATTGGACAGCTGATACGCGATCACGAATCACCCGATACGCTTTTTATTGTCTACTACGGTGGCCATGCCCGGATTGACGAGTCGAGGCAGAGCACGTGGTGTGC TACGCGAGATCCTGGCTCTCCTTGGCTACA GTGGTCTGCGATTCAGACGCTCTTGGAACGATCAAAATCCGACGTTCTGATATTGTTAGACTGTTGTGCCGGGGCTGCCAGTGCCACGTTTCCCACCGGCAACAGCGTCACGGAGACGATATCTGCTTCCAGCTGGGATGCCATTGCCCCTGATCCTGGAAGCTATTCATTCACCAACGCTCTCATCGAGGTCTTGCAGGAATGGCGCCATAGAGCCTTCTCTGCCGCTATGCTGCACGCCGAGGTCCTTGCGCGGTTGAAGCATCCGAGACCCATTACCATCAACGGCAAGCACTTTGAGGCTCGGTCGACGCCAGTTCACTTTATGATGACAGCCAATCACAGAGCGCCAAGTATCGAGCTGTCCAGGACGCAACCAGTGGAGAAGAGATCCATGTCAGCTCCTACAATCCCTCACATGGACGTAGAGCCTGTTGGAGGCCATGTTGGAGGACCTGTGGGTGGTGTTGCAGCCATGGAGCTCGCTGGACGAGCAGGAAATCCTGCGGATGCTCTCATCGGAAACCCCTTTCCGAGCGAGCCCACCGAGGATACTCCTCATGTGATGATATCTCTGGCTTTGGAAGATGATCAGAGACTAGATATCAATGCGTGGGAGCAGTGGCTCAATGCCTTtcccgccatggccaagtaCGTCAAGATTCAAGGTGTTTTCAAGAGCCACTCTACCTTGGTCTTGGTTTCGATGCCCGTCATGGTCTGGGACCTTTTGCCAGAGGACCCGGCAACTTCATTCATCGCCTTCATTCGATCCAATAATATAGCAGCTCAGAAAACACAACCGACACCAATTGCCACTCCTGTACCAGCATCGCAACACCAGTCTGAAGCGTTAGCACCGGACACGGCCTCTTTTATATCTGGTGTTTCGGGCACCACTTTTGCACCGACAGAGGCAAGCCGCTTTGGCGACCAATTTAGACAATTCAACTTTGACTCTCCTAGAGGCACGAGATCAACTCGGAATGCGGCTTCTTATAGTCAATCTGCGTCATCACAGCCAGGcccagcttcatcttcatcccatCAGCCACCATTTTCCAGATCCATGAGCGCTGCcgtctctcttcctcctgtGTACTCGGGttcatcgtcgtcgagtACAAGCCCAGTGATTTCCAGGCAAATGATTCTCAATCAACAGCAGTCCCAAAGACGTACTACATTCGACGGTAGCGACGTTCCTGAGCCTCAGAGCTTCTCTGCTCATGTTGAGAAACGGCTGGAAGAATATTACCAGAGCCATCCTCTTCCCAATGATGGCGAGAGCGCTTTCCTCGCCTCGAATCTTGGAATAGAACCTCTTCACCTTGGCCTATGGTTCCATCACCGTCGCGAACGAGACTTGGTCACTAGCCGACTCGCTACCATGAAAGTCGGCGACATCCCATTCAACGAGGGCGGCGGCTCGCTCCTGATACTGCCGGCAGACCTTAGCCAGCTGCTCGATATATCTCAGCCTGGGCAGATTCTACTATTTGATATCCGCCCACGGTCAGAATACCAGAGATCTCATATCCGTGGCGCCATAAACCTTCGAGTGCCACAAAACTTCATCAAATATGCCTCTCTTGAGATGATTGGGCGCACCATTTCCGAGgagcatggccatgatgccttCTCAAAGTGGAAAGAGGCAAGGTGCATGGTGTTTTACTCTCGTGGGCTTGAGAGTGCATGGGAATGTCCCTCTGCAGCATCGTTATTATACAAGCTAGTAGAGTCGGGGTGGACAGGAAGAAGCTTTGTTCTTAAAGGTCACTATCGCGAGTTTAGTGTATCCTTTGGTCAGCATATTCTAGGCAGCAAAAAGGCTCTTGGAGCTGAAGGCGCCGAGCATAGCGAAGAGGTGACGaccgaagctgctgccgatCCCACTCTAAACTATGAGCGGTATACCCAGTGGCTAACTCACGTAGAAGAGGAGGACCGATCACGAATAAATGCATCCTCTTCTACGCGAACAATAGAGAGGACAGAATTTGTGGAAAACCAAGAGCAAGAGTTGGAAGCAGAATTGATGGCTCGATGCGGTGATCTCTATCGGAAAATCCGAGACGTCCAGGCGGACAGAGATCCATCTCGGAACGATAACTTTGACATCAAGGCTCCAATGGTCGAATATCTCGACCGTGGCCTGAGAAAAGTGCGTGCTCAccagccatcgccgccacaAATGCCAcccagctccaagctggcTGCTGAGTATTTCGACCAGCCCCCTCATGAGCAGGACGACGTCGAAGGTTATGTTGAAGTTGGCAAGGATGGCGATTCTACCGGGGCCATGAGATATGGATCTCTGGCTTCGGCAGATAAAGCCAGTCCTAGCGAAGAGCCTCTGCGCAGGGGTCGCGGAGGTGGGTTATTGAATAAGGTGTTTCGGCGGACATAG
- a CDS encoding uncharacterized protein (TransMembrane:10 (i39-57o63-81i93-113o119-135i173-191o197-220i278-303o315-335i347-365o371-389i)) — protein MASNDERTALLEPARRHVSPTVSRRLYVSHFLSTWNSRVFEFGAVLYLAAVFPGTLLPMSLYALVRGVSAIIFAPAVGWYIDTGNRLQVVRVSIVFQRLVVAASCAVFYILAIDTPLPSGVRAGLVAVVTLFACVEKPCSILNLVSVEKDWVIVVSQGNPEVLQVMNAQMRRIDLLCKLFGPLFIAMMDAYSSRVAIIVNFAMNAASIAVEYFAIARVYYEVPELQETKAKPRREISEEPEAQSSHNSRPIVSAIWQRLIDVIHKSAQDISLYLKHQAFLPSIAGAILYLTVLSFGGQMVTYLLSAGYSSLQVGIARTVGVVFEVLATWVAPWLIRRIGAIRAGLWMSSWQVTMLAAGVSVFWIFDMTSNSLIAASGLVGGTVLSRLGLRGFDLCVQLIVQEEVEAENRGVFSSVEAAWQSAFELLAYTSTIVFSRPEQFKWPSLISSIAVASASSAYAVFVYLRRGHLLHLEALTCFLRTEKGKQRDRERDVEQISVGSEM, from the exons ATGGCATCCAATGATGAGCGCACAGCTCTGCTTGAGCCCGCTCGTCGCCATGTCTCGCCTACAGTCTCTCGACGGCTATACGTGTCGCACTTTTTGTCAACTTGGAACTCCAGAGTCTTTGAGTTTGGCGCAGTGCTTTACTTGGCAGCGGTTTTTCCTGGAACTCTGCTGCCAATGTCCTTGTACGCCCTAGTTCGCGGCGTATCTGCAATCATCTTTGCGCCGGCGGTTGGGTGGTACATTGACACGGGCAACCGTCTTCAGGTTGTCCGAGTCTCCATTG TGTTCCAGAGACTGGTAGTTGCAGCATCCTGTGCAGTCTTCTATATCCTCGCCATTGATACACCACTCCCCTCTGGCGTGCGAGCGGGACTTGTCGCTGTCGTGACGTTATTTGCCTGTGTGGAGAAGCCATGCTCGATATTGAATCTGGTGTCTGTAGAAAAAGATTGG GTCATTGTGGTCTCGCAAGGCAATCCGGAAGTTCTTCAAGTCATGAATGCACAAATGCGACGAATCGACCTGCTCTGCAAATTGTTTGGGCCGTTGTtcatcgccatgatggacgCTTATTCGTCGCGGGTagccatcatcgtcaactTTGCAATGAACGCGGCATCTATTGCAGTGGAGTACTTCGCTATCGCTCGAGTCTATTACGAAGTCCCAGAGCtacaagagacaaaggccaaACCACGACGTGAAATATCTGAGGAACCAGAAGCCCAGTCGTCTCATAACTCAAGACCCATCGTTAGCGCCATCTGGCAGCGACTGATTGATGTCATTCACAAATCCGCGCAGGATATCTCTTTGTATCTGAAGCATCAGGCGTTTCTCCCATCCATTGCCGGCGCAATCTTGTATCTTACGGTCCTCAGCTTTGGAGGCCAGATGGTTACATACTTACTCTCTGCAGGCTATAGTTCCTTGCAAGTCGGCATTGCGAGGACGGTTGGCGTGGTATTTGAGGTTCTGGCAACGTGGGTGGCACCGTGGCTCATACGACGAATCGGGGCGATTAGAGCCGGCCTCTGGATGAGCAGCTGGCAGGTCACGATGCTGGCTGCGGGAGTATCTGTATTTTGGATATTTGATATGACGAGCAACTCGCTCATCGCAGCAAGCGGCCTTGTGGGAGGCACCGTGTTGAGTCGCTTAGGCCTTCGGGGATTCGACCTGTGCGTCCAGCTAATTGTCCAAGAG GAAGTCGAAGCCGAGAATCGCggcgtcttctcttccgtcGAGGCCGCCTGGCAAAGCGCCTTTGAGCTGCTCGCCTATACGTCCACCATCGTCTTTTCTCGCCCTGAGCAGTTCAAATGGCCATcgctcatctcatccatcgCCGTTGCGTCAGCCAGCAGTGCTTATGCAGTGTTTGTTTACCTGCGCCGAggccatctgctgcatctcgagGCTCTCACATGCTTTCTGCGGACCGAGAAGGGGAAACAGCGCGACCGAGAAAGAGACGTTGAGCAAATCTCTGTTGGATCTGAGATGTAG
- a CDS encoding uncharacterized protein (TransMembrane:10 (i39-57o63-81i93-113o119-135i173-191o197-220i278-303o315-335i347-365o445-464i)) yields the protein MASNDERTALLEPARRHVSPTVSRRLYVSHFLSTWNSRVFEFGAVLYLAAVFPGTLLPMSLYALVRGVSAIIFAPAVGWYIDTGNRLQVVRVSIVFQRLVVAASCAVFYILAIDTPLPSGVRAGLVAVVTLFACVEKPCSILNLVSVEKDWVIVVSQGNPEVLQVMNAQMRRIDLLCKLFGPLFIAMMDAYSSRVAIIVNFAMNAASIAVEYFAIARVYYEVPELQETKAKPRREISEEPEAQSSHNSRPIVSAIWQRLIDVIHKSAQDISLYLKHQAFLPSIAGAILYLTVLSFGGQMVTYLLSAGYSSLQVGIARTVGVVFEVLATWVAPWLIRRIGAIRAGLWMSSWQVTMLAAGVSVFWIFDMTSNSLIAASGLVGGTVLSRLGLRGFDLCVQLIVQEV from the exons ATGGCATCCAATGATGAGCGCACAGCTCTGCTTGAGCCCGCTCGTCGCCATGTCTCGCCTACAGTCTCTCGACGGCTATACGTGTCGCACTTTTTGTCAACTTGGAACTCCAGAGTCTTTGAGTTTGGCGCAGTGCTTTACTTGGCAGCGGTTTTTCCTGGAACTCTGCTGCCAATGTCCTTGTACGCCCTAGTTCGCGGCGTATCTGCAATCATCTTTGCGCCGGCGGTTGGGTGGTACATTGACACGGGCAACCGTCTTCAGGTTGTCCGAGTCTCCATTG TGTTCCAGAGACTGGTAGTTGCAGCATCCTGTGCAGTCTTCTATATCCTCGCCATTGATACACCACTCCCCTCTGGCGTGCGAGCGGGACTTGTCGCTGTCGTGACGTTATTTGCCTGTGTGGAGAAGCCATGCTCGATATTGAATCTGGTGTCTGTAGAAAAAGATTGG GTCATTGTGGTCTCGCAAGGCAATCCGGAAGTTCTTCAAGTCATGAATGCACAAATGCGACGAATCGACCTGCTCTGCAAATTGTTTGGGCCGTTGTtcatcgccatgatggacgCTTATTCGTCGCGGGTagccatcatcgtcaactTTGCAATGAACGCGGCATCTATTGCAGTGGAGTACTTCGCTATCGCTCGAGTCTATTACGAAGTCCCAGAGCtacaagagacaaaggccaaACCACGACGTGAAATATCTGAGGAACCAGAAGCCCAGTCGTCTCATAACTCAAGACCCATCGTTAGCGCCATCTGGCAGCGACTGATTGATGTCATTCACAAATCCGCGCAGGATATCTCTTTGTATCTGAAGCATCAGGCGTTTCTCCCATCCATTGCCGGCGCAATCTTGTATCTTACGGTCCTCAGCTTTGGAGGCCAGATGGTTACATACTTACTCTCTGCAGGCTATAGTTCCTTGCAAGTCGGCATTGCGAGGACGGTTGGCGTGGTATTTGAGGTTCTGGCAACGTGGGTGGCACCGTGGCTCATACGACGAATCGGGGCGATTAGAGCCGGCCTCTGGATGAGCAGCTGGCAGGTCACGATGCTGGCTGCGGGAGTATCTGTATTTTGGATATTTGATATGACGAGCAACTCGCTCATCGCAGCAAGCGGCCTTGTGGGAGGCACCGTGTTGAGTCGCTTAGGCCTTCGGGGATTCGACCTGTGCGTCCAGCTAATTGTCCAAGAGGTATGA
- a CDS encoding uncharacterized protein (EggNog:ENOG41~TransMembrane:1 (n13-21c28/29o601-621i)): protein MRRAMKVERFNHLGLSLLFIAEHRLAPGAHFMPLLVPLCGYYDTNTGLRCVLQKKDRVLPASREKKTTSTKRPKAKDVERLLEQIKRLESALSQASSSHYPSVAEQPIGSTCFRPSIADKDNRGTFNSAGPQNERATQNLLHARQETSQIFENGIHAHIVFATRLFEKNWYHKGAPIISKNGLEWIASRTDQSTATLRSFLSPGRYSQPDCKTSSLQGYASAGELWDLPDKSLVHKWFSALSHSSLQMLFPSLDTVLFEETVDMAYRTFEGMHASYLHTSARACFWAVCAIMSHLKVSGHVISSFNSSTCAARAERFLELSNGPANCDFLQALVLLYKYQTAIGEHSRAVALHSAACRMVCELNGHSYQPVKRNEVESSLFERRKDHTRRLFWLCYHTDKDVALLSGLPPTLANEYCDVGGPEEYLSHDIFLHQFSEGADASDIDTIAWDRAIPFLPGDPPLGVLKEKIFRLLYSPLALKIIDSELLTRIRHLDDELEGWRLSVPHEIRPKLSISQSQCLSPTGTFPSYLRSVQLQLEYHYLLTVIHTPVRRFGAAQDAETSPPEELHSVMHSSIDLSLEASRSTLRLLNEPIAILKQDTFWYSIIYPLVAAMPLFVNILIHPVGSQAAADAKSLALALDVITKMRPSATSDCELTETGQAHQLITELSKLVSAAILKAGAISRTNRLHVNEDVH from the exons ATGCGAAGAGCGATGAAGGTAGAGCGAT TCAATCACCTGGGCTTGTCTCTCCTATTCATCGCGGAACACAGGCTGGCTCCAGGAGCTCATTTTATGCCTTTGCTTGTTCCACTCTGTGGCTATTATGACACCAATACGGGCTTGCGATGTGTGCTTCAAAAGAAAG ATAGAGTGTTGCCGGCCAG TcgagaaaagaagacaacTTCTACAAAAAG GCCGAAAGCGAAAGACGTAGAGAGACTCTTGGAACAAATCAAGCGGCTTGAAAGTGCTCTTTCTCAAGCTAGTTCTTCTCATTACCCGTCTGTTGCTGAACAACCAATCGGAAGCACATGTTTCAGGCCATCCATTGCTGATAAAGACAATCGTGGAACATTCAACAGTGCAGGGCCACAAAATGAGAGAGCTACCCAAAACTTATTGCACGCCAGGCAAGAGACTAGCCAAATATTCGAAAATGGCATCCACGCACATATTGTTTTCGCGACTCGACTCTTTGAGAAGAATTGGTATCATAAAGGAGCGCCAATTATTTCCAAGAATGGCTTAGAATGGATTGCTTCCAGAACTGACCAGAGCACTGCAACTTTACGGTCATTTTTGTCTCCAGGCCGTTACAGCCAGCCGGATTGTAAGACCTCAAGTCTTCAAGGGTATGCTTCCGCCGGAGAACTATGGGATTTGCCGGATAAGAGCCTGGTACACAAATGGTTCAGTGCTCTCTCGCATTCGTCTCTCCAAATGCTGTTCCCTTCTCTCGATACGGTGCTCTTCGAAGAGACTGTAGACATGGCCTATCGGACTTTTGAAGGAATGCATGCTTCTTATTTACATACGTCGGCGAGAGCATGCTTCTGGGCTGTATGCGCTATCATGTCACATTTGAAGGTCTCTGGACATGTGATCTCAAGCTTCAACAGTAGCACATGTgcagccagagcagagcGGTTTCTGGAGCTCTCCAATGGTCCTGCAAACTGTGATTTTTTACAAGCATTAGTACTACTG TACAAATACCAAACTGCAATTGGAGAGCATAGCCGCGCTGTAGCGTTGCATTCAGCAGCTTGCCGCATGGTTTGCGAGCTCAATGGCCATTCTTATCAGCCAGTGAAACGCAACGAGGTTGAAAGCTCCCTCTTCGAGCGCCGAAAAGATCATACTCGGAGACTGTTCTGGCTATGCTATCATACCGACAAAGACGTTGCTCTATTATCTGGACTGCCCCCTACTCTCGCCAATGAGTATTGCGATGTTGGTGGACCCGAAGAGTATTTAAGCCATGATATTTTTCTACATCAGTTTAGTGAAGGCGCTGATGCCAGCGACATCGACACCATTGCTTGGGATAGAGCTATCCCATTCCTTCCTGGTGACCCGCCTCTTGGAGTattaaaagagaaaatattTCGGCTACTTTACTCGCCTTTAGCTCTGAAGATTATCGATAGTGAACTCCTCACTCGAATCCGCCATTTGGATGATGAACTTGAGGGTTGGCGCTTGTCTGTTCCTCATGAAATTCGTCCCAAGCTATCAATTTCCCAGAGCCAATGCTTGTCACCTACTGGTACATTCCCAAGCTATTTGAGATCGGTGCAACTACAGCTAGAATATCATTACCTTTTGACAGTTATCCACACACCAGTTAGGAGATTCGgagctgcccaagatgcAGAAACCAGTCCACCCGAGGAACTTCATAGCGTCATGCATTCAAGCATTGACTTATCTCTAGAAGCCAGCCGCTCAACATTGCGTTTGTTGAATGAACCAATCGCCATATTAAAGCAAGATACTTTCTG GTATAGCATCATCTACCCGCTCGTAGCCGCCATGCCATTATTTGTCAACATTCTGATACATCCCGTTGGCtctcaagctgcagctgatgcGAAATCACTCGCTTTGGCGCTGGATGTCATTACCAAGATGCGACCATCAGCCACTTCAGATTGCGAATTGACGGAAACTGGACAAGCGCACCAACTTATAACTGAACTGTCAAAGCTAGTAAGCGCAGCTATTTTGAAAGCCGGCGCAATCTCTAGGACGAACAGATTACACGTCAATGAAGATGTACACTGA